The following nucleotide sequence is from Kiritimatiella glycovorans.
CCGGCGGATAGCCGGCGAGGACGAGGAACAGGCCGATGACGACGGCGAGGATGAAACTGATCACCTGGTTGCGGGTCATCGCCGACGTGAAGAGTCCGACGGCGAGGTACGCGCCGGCGAGCAGCGCGCTGCCGAGGTATCCGGAGAGGATCACGCCGAGGTCGGGCTCCCCGAGGTAGCAGGCGGTCAGGACCACGGGGAAGGTCAGCGCCAGCGCCAGGACCAGGAAGAGCCAGGCGGCGATGAACTTGCCGATCAGCGCCTGGAGCGGCGTCACCGACAGCGTGAAGAGCAGCTCGATGGTCCCCGAGCGCCGCTCCTCGGCCCACAGCCGCATCGCCACGGCGGGCACGAGGATGAGGTAGAGCCAGGGGTGCCAGGTGAAGAATGGCCCGAGGCTGGCCTGGCGCGACTCGTAGAAGCCGGCCACGGAGAACGTGAAAAACCCGGCCAGCATGAGAAAGATGATGATGAACACATAGGCCAGCGGCGAATCGAAATAGGACTTCCACTCGCGCTTCGCCACGGCCCGGACTTGTCGGATCGCATCCATTCGGCTCTCTCCCGTTCAGTGCGCGTCTTCGGTGGTGGTGATCCGGCGGAAGACATCCTCCAGCCGGCCCTCTTCCATGCGCAGGTCGTAGATGACCCAGTCCCGCCGCCGGGCGAGATCGGTCACATCCTGGATCGGTGTGCGCCCGCCGGACGCCACGAGACGCAGCTCCGTGCGGCCGTCCGCGGTGTCGAGTCGCCGGACCTCGCGCACGCCTTCGAGCGCGCCGAACGCGGATTCGGCCTCGGCGGCGGGCGCGCCTACGCACAGGCGCACGGCGCCGTGGCCGGGACTCTGCCGCTTAAGGCAGTCCGGGGTGTCGTCGGCCACGATCCGGCCGGAGCTGATGATGACGGCGCGGGTACAGATCGCCTCGACCTCCTCGAGCACATGCGTGGAGATGACGATCGCTTTCTTCGGGGCCATCTCGCGGATCATGTCGCGCACGACCTGCTTCTGGTTGGGATCGAGCCCCTCGGTGGGTTCGTCGAGCAGCAGGATGTCGGGGTCGTGCAGCAGGGTCTGCGCCAGGCAGGTGCGGCGGCGGTAGCCGCGCGAGAGCGTATCGATGCCCTGGTGCCGGACTTCTTTCAGAAAGCACCGCTCCAGTATCGCGTCGACGCGCTCCTTCCGCGCTTCCCCGGTGAAGCCGCGCGTCTCGGCGACAAAGGCCAGAAATTCTTCGACGAGCATGTCGTCGTAGAGCGGCGCGTTTTCCGGCATATAGCCGATGTGCCGCTGGGCGGCCGGGGGATCTTCGGCCACGTCGCGGCCGGCGACCCGCACGGTGCCCGAGGTGGGGGAGAGATATCCCGCGATGGCGCGGAGCGTGGTGGTCTTGCCCGCCCCGTTCGGGCCGAGAAAGCCCAGAACGGTTCCGGGGTTCACCTCGAACGATACGTCGTCCACCGCACGCCGCGGCCCGAAATCTCTGCACAGGTTCCGAACCTCGATCATCCCGATGGTGCTCCTTTCCCTTCGTCGATTAAAGCGCCAAGGCGCTCTCAAATTTCCGCGTTCGCGTCAAGAAGACAATGCGCGAACCTCACGCGTTCGATTTTTCGAACCTTTTTATCTCTCGCCGGGCCGCCGGGGATGTTCTTCCTCCGGGGAGCACGTCTCGTTGCCTGTGCTCTTCTCATTCCTCTTTGCGATCCCGGCGCCTTTGCGAGAGTCATGGCTTGTGTGTTCGATCCCGGCGTTACGAATCCGGGGTCAGCCACTCCATCCCGCCCATATACGGCCTGAGCGCCCCCGGGACCTCCACCGATCCGTCCTCGCGCTGGTTCTGTTCGAGGATGGCGACGATCAGCCGCGGGAGTGCGACGCCGGATCCGTTGAGGGTATGGACGAGCTGCGGCTTCCCGTCCCCGTCGCGGAACCGGATCCGCGCCCGGCGCGCCTGAAAATCCTCGAAGTTGCTGCACGAGGAGACCTCCAGCCAGCGCTCTTGAGCCGGGGCCCAGAGCTCGATGTCGTAGCACTTCGCCGCGCCGAACCCGAGGTCGCCGGTGCACAGTTCGATCACGCGATAGGTCAGCCCCAGCTTCTGCAGCACCGCTTCGGCATCCGCGCGCAGAAGCTCCAGCTCTTCGCAGGAGGTCTCCGGGCGGGCGAACTTGACCAGCTCCACTTTGTCGAACTGATGTACGCGGATCAGCCCGCGCGTATCGCGGCCCGCCGCGCCGGCCTCGCGGCGGAAACACGGCGTGTAGGCGGTCAGCCTGACGGGCAGCGGGCCCTCCAGGATCTCTTCGCGGTAGATATTCGTCAGCGGCACTTCGGCGGTCGGGATCAGAAATAACTCGTCGCCTTCGGTGCAATACATGTCCTCGCGGAATTTGGGAAGCTGTCCCGTGCCGGTCATGCAGTCGGCGTTGACCACGAAGGGCGGCGCGACTTCCGTGTAGCCGTGTTCGGTCGTGTGCAGATCGAGCATGAACTGCACGAGGGCGCGGCTGAGGCGCGCGCCGGCGCCGATGAGCAGGGGGAAGCCGGAGCCGGACAGTTTCGCGCCGCGCTCGAGATCGAGGATCCCGAGGCGGGCGCCGAGATCCCAGTGCGGCCGGGGTTCGAAGGCGAACGGCGGAATCTCCCCGCTGCGGCTGATCTCGGGGTTGGCGGTCTCGTCTTCGCCTGCGGGCACGCTCCCGTGCGGGAGGTTGGGCAGCGAGAGGAGCTGCTGCTCGAGTTCGGCCTCGATGCCGCGGCACTGCTCGTCCAGCGCACGGATCCGGTCACCCATCCCCCGGATCTCCTCCTGCAGCGCACGGGTATCCCGGCCCTCTTTCTTGAGCTTTCCGATCTCCGGCGACCGCCGCTTGCGTTCGGCCTTGAGTTCCTCGGATTCGGAGATCAGCGTCCGGCGCTGTTCATCGAGTTTCAGAACGGGATCGAGCGCGGCGGCCACGCCGCGGCTCGCGAGCCGCCGGCGCACCTCCTCGGGCTCTTTGCGTATGCGTTTGATGTCCAGCATGGGGCCGTC
It contains:
- a CDS encoding ABC transporter permease — encoded protein: MRQVRAVAKREWKSYFDSPLAYVFIIIFLMLAGFFTFSVAGFYESRQASLGPFFTWHPWLYLILVPAVAMRLWAEERRSGTIELLFTLSVTPLQALIGKFIAAWLFLVLALALTFPVVLTACYLGEPDLGVILSGYLGSALLAGAYLAVGLFTSAMTRNQVISFILAVVIGLFLVLAGYPPVTDFFTQWAPSGVVEGIAAVSFMTHYDTLQRGIVDFRDLVYFASVIGFMLFATQWTLRNRTAG
- a CDS encoding ABC transporter ATP-binding protein — encoded protein: MIEVRNLCRDFGPRRAVDDVSFEVNPGTVLGFLGPNGAGKTTTLRAIAGYLSPTSGTVRVAGRDVAEDPPAAQRHIGYMPENAPLYDDMLVEEFLAFVAETRGFTGEARKERVDAILERCFLKEVRHQGIDTLSRGYRRRTCLAQTLLHDPDILLLDEPTEGLDPNQKQVVRDMIREMAPKKAIVISTHVLEEVEAICTRAVIISSGRIVADDTPDCLKRQSPGHGAVRLCVGAPAAEAESAFGALEGVREVRRLDTADGRTELRLVASGGRTPIQDVTDLARRRDWVIYDLRMEEGRLEDVFRRITTTEDAH
- the serS gene encoding serine--tRNA ligase; the encoded protein is MLDIKRIRKEPEEVRRRLASRGVAAALDPVLKLDEQRRTLISESEELKAERKRRSPEIGKLKKEGRDTRALQEEIRGMGDRIRALDEQCRGIEAELEQQLLSLPNLPHGSVPAGEDETANPEISRSGEIPPFAFEPRPHWDLGARLGILDLERGAKLSGSGFPLLIGAGARLSRALVQFMLDLHTTEHGYTEVAPPFVVNADCMTGTGQLPKFREDMYCTEGDELFLIPTAEVPLTNIYREEILEGPLPVRLTAYTPCFRREAGAAGRDTRGLIRVHQFDKVELVKFARPETSCEELELLRADAEAVLQKLGLTYRVIELCTGDLGFGAAKCYDIELWAPAQERWLEVSSCSNFEDFQARRARIRFRDGDGKPQLVHTLNGSGVALPRLIVAILEQNQREDGSVEVPGALRPYMGGMEWLTPDS